The proteins below are encoded in one region of Leptospira hartskeerlii:
- the rho gene encoding transcription termination factor Rho, producing the protein MANPRRDSKPRNNYQNNNNDAQNDNNEEEPNLPEDDPETAEIRSRKRRRGSYEGPTPAPIDLVALKKTSISELIEVAKNLGVENTGGLKKQNLIFAILQAQAERDGQVHAAGVMERLPDGYGFLRSPDYNYVPGPDDIYVSPSQIKLFGLRTGDTVEGQIRPPKESERFFAMLRVETVNGYTPDVASKRALFDNLTPLYPNERLRMEHDPSQLDTRIVDLMCPIGKGQRALIVAPPRTGKTILMQNVANAITSNHPEVTLIVLLIDERPEEVTDMARNVRGEVVSSTFDEPATRHVQVAEMVIEKAKRLVEHGRDVVILLDSITRLARAYNQVIPTSGKILSGGVDSNALHKPKRFFGAARNIEEGGSLTIIATALVDTGSKMDEVIFEEFKGTGNMEIHLDRKLSDKRIFPAIDINKSGTRKEELLLPKETLQKVFVLRKVLSPMSITESMELLLEKMRQSKTNESFLGSMNA; encoded by the coding sequence ATGGCTAACCCAAGACGAGACTCCAAGCCCCGAAACAACTATCAAAACAACAATAACGACGCACAAAACGACAATAACGAAGAAGAACCAAACTTACCGGAAGATGATCCGGAAACAGCGGAGATTCGTTCCCGAAAAAGACGTCGAGGTTCCTATGAGGGACCTACGCCTGCTCCTATAGATTTAGTAGCACTCAAGAAAACATCTATCTCGGAACTGATCGAAGTTGCGAAGAATTTAGGTGTAGAGAATACAGGCGGACTAAAAAAGCAAAACTTAATATTCGCCATTCTACAAGCCCAAGCGGAGAGGGATGGTCAAGTCCATGCTGCCGGCGTAATGGAAAGATTACCCGACGGATATGGATTTTTAAGATCTCCGGACTATAACTACGTTCCAGGTCCGGATGATATTTATGTTTCTCCTTCCCAGATCAAATTATTTGGACTAAGGACTGGAGACACAGTCGAAGGGCAGATCCGTCCTCCAAAAGAATCCGAAAGATTCTTCGCTATGCTTCGTGTGGAAACCGTAAACGGATACACACCGGACGTAGCAAGCAAACGTGCGTTATTCGACAACCTTACTCCTTTGTATCCAAACGAAAGATTGAGAATGGAGCATGATCCTTCTCAATTGGATACTCGGATCGTGGATCTGATGTGCCCGATCGGAAAAGGACAAAGAGCGCTCATCGTAGCACCACCTAGAACAGGAAAAACAATCCTGATGCAGAATGTTGCAAATGCGATTACTAGCAATCATCCAGAAGTGACTCTGATCGTTCTTTTAATTGACGAACGTCCGGAAGAAGTAACAGACATGGCTCGTAACGTAAGGGGAGAAGTAGTAAGTTCCACGTTCGACGAACCAGCTACCCGCCACGTACAAGTTGCAGAGATGGTGATCGAAAAAGCAAAAAGGCTTGTAGAACATGGAAGAGATGTGGTCATTCTACTCGACTCTATCACCCGTCTTGCACGTGCTTACAACCAGGTCATCCCGACATCCGGAAAAATACTCTCAGGTGGTGTGGACTCGAATGCTCTTCACAAACCGAAAAGATTCTTCGGGGCCGCTCGAAATATCGAAGAGGGTGGATCTCTCACGATCATAGCAACCGCACTTGTGGACACCGGATCTAAAATGGACGAGGTGATCTTCGAAGAGTTCAAAGGTACTGGTAATATGGAAATCCACCTGGATCGGAAACTTTCCGATAAGAGGATCTTCCCTGCGATTGACATCAACAAGTCCGGAACCAGAAAGGAAGAGCTCCTATTACCAAAGGAGACCCTCCAGAAGGTCTTTGTGCTCCGAAAAGTACTTTCTCCCATGAGCATCACAGAAAGCATGGAATTATTACTAGAGAAGATGAGGCAGTCTAAGACTAACGAGAGCTTCTTAGGTAGTATGAACGCCTAA
- a CDS encoding helix-turn-helix domain-containing protein, giving the protein MRIEVLYKFFLYSPASHLPVWEEGTGLLGLLPKERVLMELADLSAAEREFERIPEEFLIREIPETVLAFFQKQRTIPVLGPFGEKLEDWDKPRFLSELSRSSWMAKETEKPKVSPQRTEEEKAKQSQWFMEVLLQNFPDGLIATDLDGHTVFYNETFEKDILVKKWFRDSILQAEKLLKEMSKDLLGNYLKNHELRLEEGRLSVQTFLPDLDCIVRVSILKQKGKPLGYLYHFSPASAKLNSQDGEGFEFPSVTEAFNQKLPLETMLKEVEGSYIYHTLKRNQENVSHAALDLGVPRTTLQNRIKFLDLTSKFKLNKDQPIPRKKTGKQSPPKKAVQSANKPAVAETKPKPASKKKQVSSKKKSTSKKRTKQK; this is encoded by the coding sequence ATGAGAATCGAAGTTCTATATAAATTTTTTCTCTATAGTCCTGCCAGTCATTTACCTGTATGGGAAGAAGGAACAGGCTTACTAGGATTACTCCCCAAAGAAAGAGTTCTAATGGAACTCGCAGACTTAAGCGCTGCAGAGAGGGAATTCGAAAGGATCCCTGAGGAATTCTTAATCCGAGAAATTCCGGAAACCGTTCTAGCATTTTTCCAAAAACAAAGAACTATACCGGTATTAGGTCCCTTTGGAGAAAAATTAGAAGACTGGGATAAACCTAGGTTTCTCTCGGAACTCAGCAGATCCTCTTGGATGGCTAAGGAGACAGAAAAACCAAAAGTCTCTCCACAAAGAACGGAAGAAGAAAAAGCAAAACAAAGCCAATGGTTTATGGAAGTTCTTCTCCAAAACTTTCCGGATGGATTGATCGCGACGGACCTGGATGGACATACTGTATTTTATAACGAGACTTTCGAAAAAGACATACTCGTCAAAAAATGGTTTAGAGACAGCATTCTTCAGGCAGAAAAACTACTAAAAGAAATGTCCAAGGACCTACTCGGAAATTATCTAAAAAACCACGAGCTTAGATTGGAAGAAGGTAGACTTTCCGTTCAGACATTTCTTCCCGACCTGGATTGTATTGTAAGAGTATCTATCCTAAAACAAAAAGGAAAACCACTCGGCTATCTGTATCACTTCTCACCGGCTTCCGCAAAACTAAACAGCCAGGATGGTGAGGGATTTGAGTTCCCCTCCGTCACAGAAGCATTTAACCAAAAACTTCCACTCGAAACAATGTTAAAAGAAGTGGAAGGAAGTTATATTTATCATACGCTTAAAAGAAACCAAGAGAATGTTTCTCATGCTGCCTTGGATCTGGGAGTACCAAGAACCACTCTACAAAATAGAATTAAGTTTTTGGATTTAACTAGTAAGTTTAAATTGAATAAGGACCAGCCGATCCCTAGAAAGAAAACAGGCAAACAGAGCCCTCCTAAAAAGGCAGTTCAGTCGGCAAACAAACCTGCTGTCGCGGAAACCAAACCAAAGCCCGCATCTAAAAAAAAGCAGGTAAGTTCTAAGAAAAAATCTACGTCTAAAAAAAGGACAAAGCAAAAATAA
- a CDS encoding PROCN domain protein — translation MDLPTPAEIISLRMKGGRFWKWLVVFSLIAVTILAGRIYSSQSTQGFRERKKSVDSKVRVLREIGNSFESSELKKDLQKIENYSADLNSASKVGSVQEKSDSLALLERALPESMKRWSEFAETSSDKLLQHVAKESRFLKMESEEHHPLTAKEEERANDYFRMAREEWLSGNKFRRDGNHLYALVLYKRSLKYSLSSLKVSKLPYPEEYKKAANRLVK, via the coding sequence ATGGATCTTCCTACTCCTGCCGAGATCATTTCCCTTAGGATGAAAGGCGGACGATTTTGGAAATGGCTCGTAGTATTTTCCCTAATCGCGGTGACAATTCTTGCAGGAAGGATCTATTCTTCTCAGTCCACCCAAGGATTCAGAGAAAGAAAAAAATCGGTAGATTCCAAAGTAAGAGTCTTGAGAGAGATCGGTAATTCATTCGAATCCTCGGAGCTTAAAAAAGACCTGCAAAAAATAGAAAATTACTCCGCTGACTTAAACTCTGCTTCTAAAGTAGGAAGTGTTCAGGAAAAATCAGACAGCCTGGCGTTACTCGAAAGAGCGCTTCCTGAGTCCATGAAACGTTGGTCTGAATTTGCGGAAACTTCTTCGGATAAACTTCTGCAGCATGTGGCAAAAGAATCCCGTTTTTTAAAAATGGAATCGGAAGAACATCACCCGCTTACCGCCAAAGAAGAAGAAAGAGCCAATGATTATTTCAGAATGGCGAGAGAAGAATGGCTTTCCGGAAATAAATTCCGTCGTGACGGGAACCATCTTTACGCATTAGTGCTATATAAAAGATCCTTAAAATACTCTCTATCCAGCTTAAAAGTATCCAAACTTCCTTATCCTGAAGAATATAAAAAAGCAGCAAACCGTTTAGTTAAGTAA
- a CDS encoding adhesin OmpL37 family surface protein encodes MGSKYTRILLFIFAAAPIFFTDRTYAVSPDQTNLAILIDENKINIKFINICVSNLAPPLEEGAGPKSQAGVATAAENAQSGQTATAGSQGELFKKLNTLDNYRSFKKANQADFNGNMWYFQSNYSLSYKNLKAAQGEMKDIFQVVHENYIKTARTLLEAASPMIIRSNDKIAQHLLKLGFRDLKASEDNFTTAYNSSPYQFRVKLVLFGEGIQVARRARRFALLAMIAAKTPNDDKREFQFVNLDEVRNIAEKENISDYDRIRNTLIDYIDNELLSPKIAPPGEGKDNPVDLLEVHDDNYSFITNGRVSFLEKSNEEIRVDDIKAKEALPPVPAQGGTN; translated from the coding sequence ATGGGTTCGAAATATACACGCATTCTTCTTTTTATATTCGCTGCGGCGCCGATTTTTTTCACGGATAGGACTTACGCGGTTTCTCCCGACCAAACAAATCTCGCCATCCTGATTGATGAGAATAAGATAAATATAAAGTTCATCAACATTTGTGTGAGTAACCTTGCACCACCTTTGGAAGAAGGCGCAGGACCTAAATCCCAAGCAGGGGTGGCAACCGCTGCAGAGAATGCTCAATCCGGACAAACTGCAACTGCAGGCAGCCAGGGTGAACTTTTCAAAAAACTGAATACTTTAGACAATTATAGATCGTTTAAGAAGGCAAACCAAGCTGACTTCAACGGAAATATGTGGTATTTCCAGAGTAACTATAGTTTATCTTATAAAAATCTGAAGGCTGCACAAGGGGAGATGAAGGATATCTTCCAGGTAGTTCACGAAAATTATATTAAGACAGCTCGTACTCTTCTGGAAGCTGCTTCTCCAATGATCATTCGTTCCAACGATAAGATCGCACAACATTTATTGAAACTTGGCTTCCGAGATCTAAAAGCCTCTGAGGATAATTTTACTACAGCTTATAATTCTTCTCCTTATCAATTCAGAGTAAAGCTGGTGCTCTTTGGAGAAGGAATACAAGTAGCAAGGAGAGCCAGAAGATTCGCACTTCTTGCAATGATTGCAGCTAAAACTCCGAATGACGATAAACGTGAGTTCCAATTTGTGAACCTGGATGAGGTCAGAAATATTGCGGAGAAGGAAAATATTTCCGACTACGATCGTATCCGAAACACTCTTATCGATTATATAGACAACGAATTACTTTCGCCGAAGATAGCACCTCCCGGAGAAGGAAAAGACAATCCGGTAGATCTACTAGAAGTCCATGATGATAATTATAGCTTTATTACGAATGGAAGGGTTTCTTTTTTAGAAAAAAGTAATGAAGAGATCCGCGTAGACGATATTAAAGCAAAAGAAGCTCTACCTCCTGTTCCTGCACAAGGCGGAACCAACTAA
- a CDS encoding LL-diaminopimelate aminotransferase, whose translation MANINENYLKLKAGYLFPEIARRVKVYSEKHPNAKIIRLGIGDVTLPLAPAVVDALVSSSKEMGTPEGFHGYGPEQGYSFLLKAIADNDYAPLGVKLDESEIFVSDGSKCDCGNIQEIFSQDAKIAIGDPVYPVYVDTNVMAGRTGEAGPDGRYANLIYMPSTKENGFQPDFPKERPDLIYLCFPNNPTGTVASKESLKAWVEYAKKNNSIILYDSAYEAFISEPGVPRSIYEVEGAREVAIEFRSFSKTAGFTGLRCAYIVIPKELKGKTKDGQEVPIGQLWSRRHTTKFNGVSYVTQKAAEAIYSPQGKKEIRASIDTYMANAKLIREGLIKAGYEVFGGVNAPYIWLKTPNNLSSWDFFDQLLDKAQVVGTPGSGFGPAGEGYFRLSAFGKKDDVIEAIRRISAL comes from the coding sequence ATGGCGAATATAAACGAAAATTATCTGAAATTAAAAGCGGGATATCTTTTCCCGGAGATCGCAAGAAGAGTAAAAGTTTATTCCGAAAAACATCCTAATGCAAAGATCATACGACTCGGGATAGGGGACGTTACTCTTCCTTTGGCTCCTGCTGTTGTGGATGCACTCGTTTCTTCTTCCAAAGAAATGGGAACTCCGGAAGGATTCCACGGATATGGGCCCGAGCAAGGATATTCTTTCCTACTAAAAGCGATCGCAGATAATGACTATGCTCCTCTTGGTGTAAAACTGGACGAGAGTGAAATTTTCGTTTCCGACGGATCCAAATGTGACTGCGGAAATATCCAAGAAATATTCTCCCAGGATGCTAAGATCGCAATCGGAGATCCAGTATATCCTGTCTATGTAGACACTAACGTGATGGCGGGAAGAACCGGAGAAGCTGGCCCCGATGGAAGATACGCCAACCTGATCTATATGCCTTCCACGAAAGAGAATGGATTTCAGCCCGATTTTCCGAAAGAAAGACCTGATTTGATCTATTTATGTTTTCCTAATAATCCAACCGGAACAGTAGCTTCTAAAGAATCTCTCAAGGCTTGGGTGGAATACGCAAAAAAGAATAATAGTATCATACTTTACGATTCTGCTTATGAGGCATTCATCTCTGAACCAGGAGTTCCAAGGTCCATTTATGAGGTAGAGGGAGCGAGAGAAGTAGCCATAGAATTCCGTTCCTTCTCAAAAACCGCTGGATTTACAGGACTTCGTTGTGCTTACATCGTTATCCCTAAAGAATTAAAGGGAAAAACAAAAGACGGCCAGGAAGTTCCTATAGGACAACTTTGGAGCAGAAGACATACTACCAAATTCAACGGCGTTTCTTATGTGACCCAGAAAGCCGCCGAGGCAATTTATTCTCCTCAAGGGAAAAAAGAGATCCGTGCGAGCATCGATACTTATATGGCTAACGCCAAATTGATCCGAGAAGGTTTGATCAAAGCAGGGTACGAAGTATTCGGTGGGGTAAACGCTCCATATATTTGGCTCAAAACTCCGAATAATCTTAGCTCTTGGGATTTCTTCGACCAGTTATTGGATAAAGCACAGGTGGTAGGAACTCCAGGCTCCGGTTTCGGACCCGCGGGAGAAGGTTACTTCAGACTTTCCGCCTTTGGTAAAAAAGACGACGTGATCGAGGCAATCCGCAGGATCAGCGCTCTTTAA